A window from Culex pipiens pallens isolate TS chromosome 3, TS_CPP_V2, whole genome shotgun sequence encodes these proteins:
- the LOC120421643 gene encoding cuticle protein 19-like yields MFKIAALVVCLAVTVLAVEDYHSHPSYKFEYGVKDGHTHDHKSAWEHRDGDHVKGQYTLDEADGTHRIVDYSSDHKTGFQPHVQRVGHAHHPHGESYANIKQHY; encoded by the exons atgttcaag ATCGCCGCCCTGGTTGTCTGCCTGGCCGTTACCGTCCTGGCCGTCGAGGATTACCATAGCCATCCGAGCTACAAGTTCGAGTACGGAGTTAAGGACGGACACACCCACGACCACAAGAGCGCCTGGGAGCACCGTGATGGTGACCACGTCAAGGGACAGTACACCCTGGATGAGGCCGATGGTACGCACCGCATTGTGGACTACAGCTCGGACCACAAGACCGGATTCCAGCCCCATGTCCAGCGAGTGGGTCATGCCCACCATCCTCATGGCGAGAGCTACGCCAACATCAAGCAGCACTACTAG
- the LOC120421661 gene encoding cuticle protein 19-like, with protein sequence MFKIIALVACLAVIVSAYEDAHPKYKYEYGVKDSKTHDHKSQWESRDGDVVKGQYTVDEADGTHRVVDYASDHKAGFQAHVQRMGHAAHPHGESYANIDQHH encoded by the exons ATGTTCAAg ATCATTGCCCTGGTTGCCTGCCTGGCCGTCATCGTGTCCGCTTACGAGGATGCTCACCCCAAGTACAAGTACGAGTACGGAGTAAAGGACTCCAAGACCCATGACCACAAGAGCCAGTGGGAGAGCCGCGATGGAGATGTCGTCAAGGGACAGTACACCGTGGATGAGGCCGATGGAACTCACCGCGTGGTGGACTACGCATCGGACCACAAGGCCGGATTCCAGGCCCATGTCCAGCGTATGGGACACGCCGCCCATCCCCACGGAGAGAGCTACGCCAACATTGACCAGCATCACTAA
- the LOC120421660 gene encoding cuticle protein 19-like, which yields MFKIFALVACMAIIVVAYEDAHPKYKYEYGVKDEKTHDHKSQWESRDGDVVKGQYTVDEADGTHRVVDYASDHKAGFQAHVQRMGHAAHPHGESYANIDQHH from the exons ATGTTCAAG ATCTTCGCCCTGGTTGCCTGCATGGCCATCATCGTCGTTGCTTACGAGGATGCTCACCCCAAGTACAAGTACGAGTACGGAGTCAAGGACGAAAAGACCCACGACCACAAGAGCCAGTGGGAGAGCCGCGATGGAGATGTCGTCAAGGGACAGTACACCGTAGATGAGGCTGACGGAACCCACCGTGTGGTGGACTACGCCTCGGACCACAAGGCCGGATTCCAGGCCCATGTCCAGCGTATGGGACACGCCGCCCATCCCCACGGAGAGAGCTACGCCAACATTGACCAGCATCACTAG
- the LOC120421647 gene encoding cuticle protein 19-like: MFKIFALVACMAVIVAAYEDAHPKYKYEYGVKDEKTHDHKSQWESRDGDVVKGQYTVDEADGTHRVVDYASDHKAGFQAHVQRKGHAAHPHGESYANIDQHH, translated from the exons ATGTTCAAG ATCTTCGCCCTGGTTGCCTGCATGGCTGTCATCGTGGCCGCTTACGAGGATGCTCACCCCAAGTACAAGTACGAGTACGGAGTCAAGGACGAAAAGACCCACGACCACAAGAGCCAGTGGGAGAGCCGCGATGGAGATGTCGTCAAGGGACAGTACACCGTGGATGAGGCTGACGGAACCCACCGTGTGGTGGACTACGCCTCGGACCACAAGGCCGGATTCCAGGCCCATGTCCAGCGCAAGGGACATGCCGCCCATCCCCATGGAGAGAGCTACGCCAACATTGATCAGCACCATTAG
- the LOC120421659 gene encoding cuticle protein 8-like: MQKFIAVVACLVAVAAALPYKNAPAAPIVEPAHYAEPKDSHHHPQYKFEYGVQDGHTGDHKAQWEQRDGDHVKGSYTLDEADGGHRVVEYQSDGHGGINIQVKKVGGHAPALKAPQHHHHEIVAPIPVVPVPVKSIKTKHQHTGESYANLKKHHY; this comes from the exons ATGCAGAAG TTCATTGCCGTTGTTGCCTGCCTGGTGGCCGTGGCCGCTGCCCTGCCCTACAAGAATGCCCCTGCCGCCCCCATCGTGGAACCGGCCCATTACGCCGAACCGAAGGATTCGCACCACCACCCGCAGTACAAGTTCGAGTACGGAGTCCAGGACGGTCACACCGGCGATCACAAGGCCCAGTGGGAACAGCGCGATGGTGACCACGTCAAGGGATCGTACACCCTGGATGAGGCCGACGGTGGCCACCGGGTGGTGGAGTACCAGTCCGACGGTCACGGTGGAATCAACATCCAGGTCAAGAAAGTCGGCGGTCATGCCCCGGCGCTGAAGGCTCCCCAGCATCATCACCACGAAATTGTTGCCCCCATTCCGGTGGTTCCGGTTCCGGTCAAGTCGATCAAGACGAAGCACCAGCACACCGGCGAGAGCTACGCCAACCTGAAGAAGCATCACTATTAG
- the LOC120421635 gene encoding cuticle protein 19-like: protein MSKIIALVACCAALVAAVSAYEEYHAHPKYKYEYGVKDAHTGDNKEAWEHRDGDVVQGHYSLHEPDGTHRKVDYKSDKHVGFQAHVQRSGHAQHPAVYGDHHHGDGHHGHGGESYANIDQHH from the exons ATGTCCAAG ATCATCGCCCTGGTTGCCTGCTGTGCCGCGCTCGTCGCCGCGGTGTCCGCCTACGAGGAGTACCACGCCCATCCGAAGTACAAGTACGAGTACGGCGTCAAGGACGCGCACACCGGCGACAACAAGGAAGCCTGGGAGCACCGGGACGGGGACGTGGTCCAGGGACACTACTCGCTGCACGAACCGGACGGCACCCACCGCAAGGTGGACTACAAGTCGGACAAACACGTCGGCTTCCAGGCCCACGTGCAGCGCTCGGGACACGCCCAGCATCCGGCCGTGTACGGAGATCATCACCACGGGGACGGTCACCATGGGCACGGGGGCGAGTCGTATGCCAACATCGACCAGCATCACTAA